One Rhinolophus sinicus isolate RSC01 linkage group LG06, ASM3656204v1, whole genome shotgun sequence DNA window includes the following coding sequences:
- the UCP3 gene encoding putative mitochondrial transporter UCP3 — protein MVGLKPSELPPTTAVKFLGAGTAACFADLLTFPLDTAKVRLQIQGESQPAQVARSVQYRGVLGTILTMVRTEGPRSPYNGLVAGLQRQMSFASIRIGLYDSVKQFYTPKGSEHSSITTRILAGCTTGAMAVTCAQPTDVVKVRFQASMHVGPGGDRKYSGTMDAYRTIAREEGVRGLWKGTWPNITRNAIVNCAEMVTYDVIKEKLLDYHLFTDNFPCHFVSAFGAGFCATVVASPVDVVKTRYMNSPAGRYRSPLDCMLKMVAQEGPTSFYKGFTPSFLRLGAWNVIMFVTYEQLKRALMNVQMLRESPF, from the exons ATGGTGGGACTGAAGCCTTCCGAGCTGCCTCCCACAACGGCTGTGAAGTTCCTGGGGGCAGGCACAGCCGCCTGTTTTGCTGACCTCCTCACTTTCCCACTGGACACAGCCAAAGTCCGCCTGCAG ATCCAGGGGGAGAGCCAGCCAGCCCAGGTGGCGCGGAGCGTGCAGTACCGCGGCGTGCTGGGCACCATCCTGACGATGGTGCGCACCGAGGGGCCACGCAGCCCCTACAACGGGCTGGTCGCTGGCCTGCAGCGCCAGATGAGCTTCGCCTCCATCCGCATCGGCCTCTACGACTCCGTCAAGCAGTTCTACACCCCCAAGGGCTCTGAGC ACTCCAGCATCACCACCCGGATTTTGGCGGGCTGTACCACAGGGGCCATGGCAGTAACCTGTGCCCAGCCCACAGATGTGGTGAAGGTCCGATTTCAGGCCAGCATGCACGTTGGGCCTGGAGGCGACCGGAAGTACAGTGGGACAATGGATGCCTACAGGACCATCGCCAGGGAGGAAGGGGTCAGGGGCCTGTGGAAAG GAACGTGGCCGAACATCACGAGGAATGCCATTGTCAACTGTGCTGAGATGGTGACCTATGACGTCATCAAGGAGAAGCTGCTAGACTATCACCTGTTCACCG ACAACTTCCCCTGCCACTTTGTCTCTGCCTTTGGGGCCGGCTTCTGTGCCACGGTCGTGGCCTCCCCCGTGGATGTGGTGAAGACCCGGTACATGAACTCCCCCGCAGGCCGATACCGCAGCCCCCTGGACTGTATGCTGAAGATGGTGGCCCAGGAGGGCCCCACATCCTTCTATAAGGG ATTTACACCCTCCTTTTTGCGATTGGGAGCCTGGAATGTGATAATGTTCGTAACCTACGAGCAGCTGAAACGGGCCTTGATGAATGTACAGATGCTACGGGAATCCCCATTTTGA